In Hydrogenispora ethanolica, the DNA window TTGCTGCCTCCTGTCATTGTTTTACGGATCCGGTAATGCCTTGGACGAAATAGTTTTGCAGCCCGAAGAAGATCAGGATCATCGGCAGGGTCGACAGCACAATCGCCGCCATCACCGCGCCGTACTCCGGGAAATAGGCCGAAGCCATCGTCGAGACCAACAGCGGCAGGGTCTTCTGCTGGTTGGTCTGGAGCAGGATCAACGGCATCATATAAGCATTCCAGCTGGTCATAAAGGCGTAAATCGCCGCCGCGGCGTAGGTCGCCTTCATGGCCGGCGCCACGATGGAGCAGAAAATCCGGAATTCGCCGGCGCCGTCCACCCGGGCCGCCTGAATGATCTCCTTGGGGAAAGTCTTGAAGCTCTGCCGGAAGAAGAAAATGATAAACACCGAAGCCAGCGAGATCAGGATCAGCCCCGCATGGGTGTTCAACAGGCCGAACTTGACCATCATCCGGAACAGCGGGACCATCAGCGCGGCCAAAGGGACCATCATCGACAGCATCACCAGGCCGTAGACTTTTTCCCGCGACTTCGTGACGTAAAACTCGAACCCGTAGGCGGCCATGGAAGAAACGATCAGTTGCCCGATCACGGTCAGGATGGCGATCTTGCTCGAATTGAAGAAGATCCGGACCACGTCGAATTGGCCGAACAGGATGGTCAGATTCTGCGCCAGATGCCGGCCGAAGGTCATCTTGCCCTGGATCACCTCGATCGCCGCGTTGGTCATCCCCACGATCATCCAGTAGAATGGAAAGACCGACGCCACAAAGGCGATGCTCAGAAAGGCGTAGGCGCATATTTTAAAGAGAAGGTTTCTCCGTTTCATTTTTTATCACCTGCCAGCCTAAATTGGATCACGGAGAACACCGCCACCAGGAAGACGATGGCATAGGCCACCGTGGAAGCGTAGCCGAAGTTCGGCATGAATTTGAAGCAGAGATTGTAGATGTACACCGACATCGTCAGCAGCGAATTGCCGGGCCCGATGGTCGCCGCGGAGACGCCCATCGCCGAAAAGTTCATCGGCTCGTCGAACAGCTGCAGGGTGCCGATGGTGGACATGATCGCCGTAAACAGCAGGATCGGTTTCAGCATCGGCACCGTGATGTGCCGGAACTGCTGCAAGCGGCCCGCGCCGTCGATCTCGGCCGATTCGTACAGGTCGTCGGGGATGTTCTGCAGCCCCGACAGGTAGAAGATCATGTTATACCCGGTCCAGCGCCAGGTCATGGCGATCATCACCGTGATCCGCGCCCAGAACGGCTCGGTCAGCCAGGGAATGGGCGCGGCGATCAGGTGGAGCGCCATGAGGCCGTGGTTGATAAAGCCATCCGCGCTGAACATCATCTTAAACAGCAGGGAGTAGGCTACCAGCGAGGTGACGGCCGGCAAAAAGATGCCGGTCCGGAAGACGCCGCGGAACCGCAACGACTTGTCATTCAACAGCGAGGCGATGACCAGGGCCAGCAACAACATGATCGGGACCTGGATCAAGAAAAAAATGAAGGTGTTTTGCAAGGCCTGCAAAAACACCGGATCATTCAACAATTTCAGATAATTCCCAAAGCCCACGAAGGTCTGAATGACGCCGCGGGAGGAGATGGTCGACATATAGAGCGAGCTGATGATGGGGTACAGCATAAAGAGGCCCAATAACAGCAGGGCGAACGATGCAAAGAACCAGCCGTACCGGTTCTGGCTCTTCTCGAAGGAAGCGAATGGGGGCCGCGTTTTCGCGGGAGGAGTCGCCGGATTGTGCAACATGATGTGCTCACCTCTTCGTTTAAAAAGAGGAATAATACCAGGATCCCCAGCATTATTCCTCTTATGGATCGAATTACATCGTGGCCGCGGAATTCATCATCGGGCAGCCTATAAATTGATCTGGTTTTTGAGTTGATCTTCGGCTTTCTTGAGCGCCGCTTCCACGGTGAGCTTGCCGGCCAGGTATTCCGGCATGACGGTCATCAGGGCCGTATCCGCCTCGTACGTATAGACGCCGTAATTGATGCCCGGAATCTTCTTCATCCAGGCCGAGAAATCGGAAAAGACTTTTTGGCCGCCGAAGAACTCGTCGGCTACCGTATAGGAAGGACCGTTCTGAGCCGGCAGGTAGGTTCCGATGGCGCCCTGGCCGACCAGGATCTTCTGGTAGAAGTCCTTATCCGCCGCGAAGGTGGATTTCAGGAAGTCTTCGGCCACGGCCTTGTTGGACGAACCCTGGGTGATGTACCAGCTCGAGCCGCCCAGGTTGGAATAGTTCACCGAAGCCTTCAGATTCATCCTGGGGGTGGGAAGGGCCGCCCATTTGCCGGACTGACTCTTCTCGGCCTTGATGGAACCGATGATCCAGCAACCGGTGATGATCGAGGCCGCCTCGCCTTTGTTGAAGGCGGAGACCCATTCGTTCCAGCCGGTGGTCTTTTTGATCATTCCCGACTCCATGAGCTTCTTGTAGGTGGCAAAGGCTTCCTTCAACGCCGGATTGTTGGCGATGTAGGGTTTGCCGTTCTTGTCAAAATACCACAAGCCGGCGGACTGCAACATGATCCGGATCAAGCCGCCGTCGGCCGGGTCAAAGGTGTAGGCGTCCTTGCCGGTGGCGGCTTTCACTTTCTTGCCGATCTCGATGAATTTATCCCAGGTGAGGTTATTCAGGTCGGAAGGCTTGTATCCCGCCTTGGCCAGGTAGTCGGTGCGGTAGAACAGCGCGCTCACGCCGGAATCGAACGGAACGCCGTAAATCTTGCCGTTCACGGTCATCAGCTTATTTTTGTAGCTGGCGAAATTCTTGTGATTGATCTTCTTGGTCAGATCGTCAAAAGCGCCGGGATAGGCCTGCAGGTATTTCTGGGCATTGTAATCCTCGATCAGGACGATATCCGGCAAACCCTCTTTGACGCCGGACGCCAGCACCGTATGGAGCTTTTGTTCCACATCGGCCTTGGCCATCTCCACGATCTCGATCTGGACATTGGGATTGTTCTTCTGGTACCGGGCTTTGGCCTCCTTCATCACCGCGATGTTGAAATTGGGGTCCCAGGCCCAGATGGTAATCTTGCCCGATTTTTTGGCAGCTCCCATGGCGGCCGCGCCGCTGCAAGCCAGCAGTGAAACTGCCATACAAACCGTTACAAGCATTGCAAAAAGCTTCTTCACTACCTTCTCCTCCTTTATTAAATTTTCTGATTCTCCCTGCTATGGGATGATTTGTTATCTATAATATTAAAAAAGAATGAAAGAAATGTCAATAAAATTTTACTAAATAACATTCCTGAATCATAGTAATATTTTATGGAGCCCGCGGTTTCGCTCCTCATAACATTCCCGGTTGCGTCGTCACCACGTGATGCATTACCAGAAATCACCGCCGGTCGGCGAATGAATTCCGTTGCGGCCAATGTTTCATTTCCCGGGCGGCTTCGCTGCAGTTTTCCGATAAAAATTTACTAAATTATTTGAATCCCGCAGAAAAATTCATTATAATCTTAATAAATCCAACGATTTATATTATGATAAGAGTAAACGACAGAAAACGACACTGTTCGGACGAGGCTGCGCCATGACGACAATCAAGGAGATCGCCAATAAGGCCGGGGTTTCCCCGGCGACCGTTTCCAGGGTATTAAACCACGATACGACACTATCGGTCTCCGCCGAGACCAAAGTGCGGATCCTGGAGATCGCCGAAGAGTTGGAGTATAAAACGGTTCGGGAAAGAAAGAACGGTGCCGCCGAAAACCGCCGGCTGACTTTCGGCGTCTTGGACTGGTATTCCGAGCTGGAGTTGCTGGATGACCCCTACTACCTGTACCTGATGACCACCATCGAAAAGGAATGCGCCCTGGCGGGCATCGATACCTTCAAGATCAATAAGGTCAACGACAGGTATCAAGTGATGGTCAAGGACCTCGACGGCATCATCGCTATCGGCAAGTTCTCCGACGGGGAGATCAACGATCTCGCCGCCTATACGGGCAATATCGTCTTTGTGGACTCGTCGCCCCAGGAAAAATTGTACGATTCGGTGACCATCAATTTGAAGCTGGGGATCACCGAAGCGCTGCAATACCTGGTGGACCTGGGCCATACCGAGATCGGCTTTCTGGGCGGTTCGGTCGTCGGCGATCATAAAGAAGCGACCATCGACGAGCGCAAGCGGGTCTTCATCGCCACCATGGAGAAACACGGCTTGTTCAATCCGGACTTCGTCTTCACCGGGAGCCGCATCTCCTACCAGGAGGGTTATCACCTGATCTTCCAGGCGCTCGAATCCGCCAAGCTGCCCACGGCCTTGCTGATCGCCAACGACACCATGGCCACCGGCGCGCTGCGGGCGCTGCACGAGGCCAAGATCCACGTGCCGAACCAGATCAGCATCATCGGTTATAACGACCTCGCCACCTCGAAGTACCTGATCCCGCCGCTGACCACCGTCCGGGTGCATCTGAACTTCATGGCCGTGAGCGCCATCGATCTGCTCAAGGAACGGATCGAAAAAGGACGGGTTCTCCCCAAAAAAGTCCTGGTCCCCAGCGAACTGGTGATCCGGAAGAGCTGCAAAAAACGGTGATTATTCCGGGATCCCGCGATAGGTCCGCTCCAGCGTGCGAATCATCCGGAGCAGCACCTCGTTCACCGGAGTGGCCACCCCGTATTGCCGTCCCAAGCTGACCACAGTCCCGGCAAAGATCTCCACTTCCGTCTTGCGGCCGGCCTCCACGTCCTGCAGCATCGAAGTTTTTCCTTGCGGCGAAAGCCCGTTGATGATCCCGATATAATCCCGGATGTCTTCCTCACTGAGGTTAATCCCTTGTTTTTGCGCCAGCCGGATCACCTCGCACGAAGCCATGGTCATCAGCTCCCGCGCCTCCCCCACCTTTTGAAAGACTCCGTACGGCGCCTTCAAGACGGCCGACGTCTGATTGACGCCGACATTCATCATGAATTTCCACCAGAGTTCCCTGAGCATGTCCTCGGGGATCTGGTAGGGGACCCCGGCCCGGTCAAATAGCTCCTTGACCGCGGCCACCTTGGGCGAAGCGGTCCGGTTCAACTTATCGCCGAAGACGATCTTTCCCATGCTGGAAAAACGGGTCCGGGTCCCTTCCCGTACCGCGTCGGTGCCGACCACGAACGAATAAAGCAGCTTATCCGGGCCATATTCCGCGCCGATCAGCTCTTCGCTGGTAATTCCGTTCAAGAGGGAAAGAATGATCGTCCGCTCGCCCACCACATTGCGGATGGCCCGGATGCTCTCGGCCAAGTGGTGTTGTTTGACGGCGATCAGGATCAGGTCGGCCGGCTCGGCCGCGGCCTCCGGCGTCACGAACCGGAAGGGATATTCCCGGCCGTTGACGACGATCCCCTGGCGTCGATAGCGTTCGATCCGTTCCGGATCGGCGATCACCGTCACCAGCCCGGGATCGCTCTCGTACAACCGGCTGGCATAGGCGCTGCCGATGGCGCCAAGGCCCGACAGATAGACCTTTTGGATGGTTGACATATTGGACTCCTCCGTTTCATTGAAGGCAATGACTTAGCCACAATCGCCCGATGGATAGGATATGAAAATCGCGGCCCGGCCATGCCGTTGAACCAACA includes these proteins:
- a CDS encoding ABC transporter substrate-binding protein, which translates into the protein MKKLFAMLVTVCMAVSLLACSGAAAMGAAKKSGKITIWAWDPNFNIAVMKEAKARYQKNNPNVQIEIVEMAKADVEQKLHTVLASGVKEGLPDIVLIEDYNAQKYLQAYPGAFDDLTKKINHKNFASYKNKLMTVNGKIYGVPFDSGVSALFYRTDYLAKAGYKPSDLNNLTWDKFIEIGKKVKAATGKDAYTFDPADGGLIRIMLQSAGLWYFDKNGKPYIANNPALKEAFATYKKLMESGMIKKTTGWNEWVSAFNKGEAASIITGCWIIGSIKAEKSQSGKWAALPTPRMNLKASVNYSNLGGSSWYITQGSSNKAVAEDFLKSTFAADKDFYQKILVGQGAIGTYLPAQNGPSYTVADEFFGGQKVFSDFSAWMKKIPGINYGVYTYEADTALMTVMPEYLAGKLTVEAALKKAEDQLKNQINL
- a CDS encoding LacI family DNA-binding transcriptional regulator; this encodes MTTIKEIANKAGVSPATVSRVLNHDTTLSVSAETKVRILEIAEELEYKTVRERKNGAAENRRLTFGVLDWYSELELLDDPYYLYLMTTIEKECALAGIDTFKINKVNDRYQVMVKDLDGIIAIGKFSDGEINDLAAYTGNIVFVDSSPQEKLYDSVTINLKLGITEALQYLVDLGHTEIGFLGGSVVGDHKEATIDERKRVFIATMEKHGLFNPDFVFTGSRISYQEGYHLIFQALESAKLPTALLIANDTMATGALRALHEAKIHVPNQISIIGYNDLATSKYLIPPLTTVRVHLNFMAVSAIDLLKERIEKGRVLPKKVLVPSELVIRKSCKKR
- a CDS encoding carbohydrate ABC transporter permease, which codes for MLHNPATPPAKTRPPFASFEKSQNRYGWFFASFALLLLGLFMLYPIISSLYMSTISSRGVIQTFVGFGNYLKLLNDPVFLQALQNTFIFFLIQVPIMLLLALVIASLLNDKSLRFRGVFRTGIFLPAVTSLVAYSLLFKMMFSADGFINHGLMALHLIAAPIPWLTEPFWARITVMIAMTWRWTGYNMIFYLSGLQNIPDDLYESAEIDGAGRLQQFRHITVPMLKPILLFTAIMSTIGTLQLFDEPMNFSAMGVSAATIGPGNSLLTMSVYIYNLCFKFMPNFGYASTVAYAIVFLVAVFSVIQFRLAGDKK
- a CDS encoding carbohydrate ABC transporter permease, yielding MKRRNLLFKICAYAFLSIAFVASVFPFYWMIVGMTNAAIEVIQGKMTFGRHLAQNLTILFGQFDVVRIFFNSSKIAILTVIGQLIVSSMAAYGFEFYVTKSREKVYGLVMLSMMVPLAALMVPLFRMMVKFGLLNTHAGLILISLASVFIIFFFRQSFKTFPKEIIQAARVDGAGEFRIFCSIVAPAMKATYAAAAIYAFMTSWNAYMMPLILLQTNQQKTLPLLVSTMASAYFPEYGAVMAAIVLSTLPMILIFFGLQNYFVQGITGSVKQ
- a CDS encoding ketopantoate reductase family protein, producing MSTIQKVYLSGLGAIGSAYASRLYESDPGLVTVIADPERIERYRRQGIVVNGREYPFRFVTPEAAAEPADLILIAVKQHHLAESIRAIRNVVGERTIILSLLNGITSEELIGAEYGPDKLLYSFVVGTDAVREGTRTRFSSMGKIVFGDKLNRTASPKVAAVKELFDRAGVPYQIPEDMLRELWWKFMMNVGVNQTSAVLKAPYGVFQKVGEARELMTMASCEVIRLAQKQGINLSEEDIRDYIGIINGLSPQGKTSMLQDVEAGRKTEVEIFAGTVVSLGRQYGVATPVNEVLLRMIRTLERTYRGIPE